The proteins below come from a single Panicum hallii strain FIL2 chromosome 7, PHallii_v3.1, whole genome shotgun sequence genomic window:
- the LOC112898899 gene encoding cytochrome P450 704C1-like isoform X1 → MLTAQPPGMESPLSRPALLALSLLLLLALYLARRRRAGGNNRKYPPVAGTVLHQLLNFGRLVEYQTELARRYRTFRMLTPTCNYVYTVEPANVEYILKTNFANYGKGVMTHDVLEDLLGDGIFNVDGAKWRHQRKVASHEFSTRVLREYSSAVFRDTAAELAAIVAPAARGDGERVDIADLLMRSTLDSIFNIGFGVNLGSLSGCSKEGAAFARAFDEASEQVLYRFFDLFWKVKRLLSISSEAAMKRSVRTINGFVYAIIDRKIEQMGRNHQEFAKKEDILSRFLLERERDPGCFDNKYLRDIILNFVIAGRDTTAGTLAWFLYVLCRNQHIQEKIAEEVRAATATGDRDVGAQELVACLTEGAIGKMQYLHAALTETLRLYPAVPVDVKCSFSDDTLPDGYAVKKGDMVNYQPYPMGRMEFLWGTDAEEFRPERWLDDDGVFVPESPFKFTAFQAGPRICLGKEFAYRQMKIFAAVLLHLFRFEMWDADATVGYRPMLTLKMDGPLYVRASRRRR, encoded by the exons ATGCTCACCGCCCAACCGCCGGGCATGGAGTCGCCGCTGAGCCGGCCTGCGCTGCTCGCGCTATCcttgctcctcctcctcgcgctctacctcgcgcgccggcgccgcgccggcgGCAATAACCGGAAGTATCCGCCGGTGGCCGGCACCGTGCTGCACCAGCTGCTCAACTTCGGCCGCCTGGTGGAGTACCAAACGGAGCTCGCCCGCAGGTACCGCACCTTCCGCATGCTCACCCCGACCTGCAACTACGTCTACACCGTCGAGCCCGCCAACGTGGAGTACATCCTCAAGACCAACTTCGCCAACTACGGCAAGGGGGTGATGACGCACGACGTGCTGGAGGACCTCCTCGGCGACGGCATCTTCAACGTGGACGGCGCAAAGTGGCGGCACCAGCGGAAGGTCGCCAGCCACGAGTTCTCCACGCGGGTGCTGCGCGAGTACAGCAGCGCCGTGTTCCGCGACACGGCCGCCGAGCTCGCCGCCATCGTGGCCCCCGCGGCGCGGGGCGACGGGGAGAGGGTGGATATCGCGGACCTGCTGATGCGGTCGACGCTGGACTCCATCTTCAACATTGGCTTCGGGGTCAACCTTGGCTCCCTGTCCGGGTGCAGCAAGGAGGGCGCGGCGTTCGCCAGGGCGTTCGACGAAGCCAGCGAGCAGGTGCTGTACCGCTTCTTTGACCTGTTCTGGAAGGTAAAGAGGCTCCTCAGCATCTCGTCGGAGGCGGCCATGAAGCGCTCGGTCCGCACCATCAACGGCTTCGTGTACGCCATCATCGATAGGAAGATTGAGCAGATGGGCCGAAACCATCAAGAATTC GCAAAGAAAGAGGACATCCTGTCGAGGTTCCTGCTCGAGCGGGAGCGAGATCCCGGGTGCTTCGACAACAAGTACCTGCGGGACATCATCCTCAACTTCGTGATCGCCGGCCGCGACACCACGGCGGGGACCCTGGCCTGGTTCCTCTACGTGCTCTGCAGGAACCAGCACATCCAGGAAAAGATCGCGGAGGAGGTGCGCGCAGCCACCGCCACGGGCGACCGCGACGTCGGCGCGCAGGAACTCGTCGCGTGCCTGACCGAGGGCGCCATCGGCAAAATGCAGTACCTGCACGCCGCGCTGACGGAGACGCTCCGGCTCTACCCCGCCGTGCCCGTC GATGTGAAGTGCAGCTTCTCGGACGACACGTTGCCGGACGGCTACGCAGTGAAGAAAGGGGACATGGTGAACTACCAGCCGTACCCCATGGGCCGGATGGAGTTCCTGTGGGGCACGGACGCCGAGGAGTTCAGGCCGGAGAGGTGgctcgacgacgacggcgtGTTCGTCCCTGAGAGCCCCTTCAAGTTCACGGCTTTCCAG GCGGGGCCTCGCATCTGCTTGGGGAAGGAGTTCGCGTACAGGCAGATGAAGATCTTCGCGGCCGTGCTGCTCCACCTCTTCAGATTCGAGATGTGGGATGCTGACGCCACGGTGGGCTACCGGCCTATGCTGACGCTCAAAATGGACGGCCCGCTGTAcgtgcgcgcgtcgcgccgGCGGCGATGA
- the LOC112898899 gene encoding cytochrome P450 704C1-like isoform X2, translated as MLTAQPPGMESPLSRPALLALSLLLLLALYLARRRRAGGNNRKYPPVAGTVLHQLLNFGRLVEYQTELARRYRTFRMLTPTCNYVYTVEPANVEYILKTNFANYGKGVMTHDVLEDLLGDGIFNVDGAKYSSAVFRDTAAELAAIVAPAARGDGERVDIADLLMRSTLDSIFNIGFGVNLGSLSGCSKEGAAFARAFDEASEQVLYRFFDLFWKVKRLLSISSEAAMKRSVRTINGFVYAIIDRKIEQMGRNHQEFAKKEDILSRFLLERERDPGCFDNKYLRDIILNFVIAGRDTTAGTLAWFLYVLCRNQHIQEKIAEEVRAATATGDRDVGAQELVACLTEGAIGKMQYLHAALTETLRLYPAVPVDVKCSFSDDTLPDGYAVKKGDMVNYQPYPMGRMEFLWGTDAEEFRPERWLDDDGVFVPESPFKFTAFQAGPRICLGKEFAYRQMKIFAAVLLHLFRFEMWDADATVGYRPMLTLKMDGPLYVRASRRRR; from the exons ATGCTCACCGCCCAACCGCCGGGCATGGAGTCGCCGCTGAGCCGGCCTGCGCTGCTCGCGCTATCcttgctcctcctcctcgcgctctacctcgcgcgccggcgccgcgccggcgGCAATAACCGGAAGTATCCGCCGGTGGCCGGCACCGTGCTGCACCAGCTGCTCAACTTCGGCCGCCTGGTGGAGTACCAAACGGAGCTCGCCCGCAGGTACCGCACCTTCCGCATGCTCACCCCGACCTGCAACTACGTCTACACCGTCGAGCCCGCCAACGTGGAGTACATCCTCAAGACCAACTTCGCCAACTACGGCAAGGGGGTGATGACGCACGACGTGCTGGAGGACCTCCTCGGCGACGGCATCTTCAACGTGGACGGCGCAA AGTACAGCAGCGCCGTGTTCCGCGACACGGCCGCCGAGCTCGCCGCCATCGTGGCCCCCGCGGCGCGGGGCGACGGGGAGAGGGTGGATATCGCGGACCTGCTGATGCGGTCGACGCTGGACTCCATCTTCAACATTGGCTTCGGGGTCAACCTTGGCTCCCTGTCCGGGTGCAGCAAGGAGGGCGCGGCGTTCGCCAGGGCGTTCGACGAAGCCAGCGAGCAGGTGCTGTACCGCTTCTTTGACCTGTTCTGGAAGGTAAAGAGGCTCCTCAGCATCTCGTCGGAGGCGGCCATGAAGCGCTCGGTCCGCACCATCAACGGCTTCGTGTACGCCATCATCGATAGGAAGATTGAGCAGATGGGCCGAAACCATCAAGAATTC GCAAAGAAAGAGGACATCCTGTCGAGGTTCCTGCTCGAGCGGGAGCGAGATCCCGGGTGCTTCGACAACAAGTACCTGCGGGACATCATCCTCAACTTCGTGATCGCCGGCCGCGACACCACGGCGGGGACCCTGGCCTGGTTCCTCTACGTGCTCTGCAGGAACCAGCACATCCAGGAAAAGATCGCGGAGGAGGTGCGCGCAGCCACCGCCACGGGCGACCGCGACGTCGGCGCGCAGGAACTCGTCGCGTGCCTGACCGAGGGCGCCATCGGCAAAATGCAGTACCTGCACGCCGCGCTGACGGAGACGCTCCGGCTCTACCCCGCCGTGCCCGTC GATGTGAAGTGCAGCTTCTCGGACGACACGTTGCCGGACGGCTACGCAGTGAAGAAAGGGGACATGGTGAACTACCAGCCGTACCCCATGGGCCGGATGGAGTTCCTGTGGGGCACGGACGCCGAGGAGTTCAGGCCGGAGAGGTGgctcgacgacgacggcgtGTTCGTCCCTGAGAGCCCCTTCAAGTTCACGGCTTTCCAG GCGGGGCCTCGCATCTGCTTGGGGAAGGAGTTCGCGTACAGGCAGATGAAGATCTTCGCGGCCGTGCTGCTCCACCTCTTCAGATTCGAGATGTGGGATGCTGACGCCACGGTGGGCTACCGGCCTATGCTGACGCTCAAAATGGACGGCCCGCTGTAcgtgcgcgcgtcgcgccgGCGGCGATGA
- the LOC112900978 gene encoding xyloglucan galactosyltransferase XLT2-like, whose protein sequence is MPESPASPAQPPSQPGSPLDAAISSPVPALLRGSVLLLAFLVLQLVLFWSLLGYPASSRFLPAPGRRNTTWPNGAVDAGACEAGLVYVYDLPPEFNHDLVDDCESLWPWYSFCPYLTNGGFGEAAATLPVFFNVTRNVSLHSWYNTDQFQLEVIIHRRLLSHRCRTTDPSQAISFYVPFYVGLDVGSHLWGDNSTAADRDRAGLRLLRWLKNQTSFQRSGGWDHFITLGRITWDFRRYGDDGWGTNFVVLPGMANVTRLAIEADTLDPMDVGVPYPTGFHPRAAADVRAWQRHVLARKRSKLFGFAGAPRSGFRGDFRGVLLEECEDAGSERCRAVDCRGTRCTDNGAAVLELFLDSRFCLQPRGDSFTRRSMFDCMVAGAVPVLFWRRTSYDQYRWYLPPGPRGDKGEWSVFIDRQALRVGNVSVRDVLEGISERRVRRMQERVVEMIPRLVYAFSPDGLGDGMEDALDVALGGVLERIRRRWGSIAREEHPPGTFAARRVGVKSTAAPPHSDGQNGSAAAIGRGTAGKNQMPPASSYIKTVTSEASASISKTLQKS, encoded by the exons ATGCCCGAGTCACCGGCATCGCCGGCCCAGCCCCCCTCGCAGCCGGGATCGCCGCTCGATGCCGCCATTTCGTCCCCGGTGCCGGCACTGCTGCGAGGGTCCGTGCTGCTCCTCGCCTTCCTCGTCCTCCAGCTCGTGCTCTTCTGGTCCCTCCTCGGCTACCCCGCCAGCTCCCGCTTCCTCCCGGCGCCGGGCCGGAGGAACACCACCTGGCCCAACGGCGCGGTCGACGCCGGCGCGTGCGAGGCGGGGCTCGTCTATGTCTACGACCTCCCGCCGGAGTTCAACCACGACCTCGTCGACGACTGCGAGAGCCTGTGGCCCTGGTACTCGTTCTGCCCCTACCTAACCAACGGCGGCttcggcgaggcggcggccacgctgCCCGTCTTCTTCAACGTCACGCGGAACGTGTCGTTGCACAGCTGGTACAACACCGACCAGTTCCAGCTCGAGGTCATCATCCACCGACGCCTCCTCTCCCACCGGTGCCGCACCACCGACCCGTCGCAGGCCATCTCGTTCTACGTGCCGTTCTACGTTGGCCTCGACGTCGGCAGCCATCTGTGGGGGGATAACTCCACCGCTGCCGACCGCGACAGGGCGGGCTTGCGgctgctccggtggctcaagAACCAGACGTCGTTCCAGAGGTCCGGCGGGTGGGATCACTTCATCACGCTGGGGCGCATCACGTGGGACTTCCGCCGGTACGGCGACGACGGGTGGGGCACCAACTTCGTGGTCCTGCCGGGGATGGCCAACGTCACCCGCCTCGCCATCGAGGCCGACACGCTGGACCCCATGGACGTCGGCGTCCCGTACCCGACGGGTTTccacccccgcgccgccgccgacgtgcGCGCGTGGCAGCGGCACGTGCTCGCCCGCAAGCGCAGCAAGCTCTTCGGGTTCGCCGGTGCGCCGCGCTCCGGGTTCCGGGGCGACTTCCGGGGGGTGCTGCTGGAGGAGTGCGAGGACGCCGGGAGCGAGCGCTGCCGCGCCGTGGACTGccgcggcacgcggtgcaccgacaacggcgcggcggtgctggagctgTTCCTGGACTCGAGGTTCTGCCTGCAGCCGCGCGGGGACAGCTTCACCCGGCGCTCCATGTTCGACTGCATGGTGGCCGGCGCCGTGCCGGTGCTCTTCTGGCGGCGGACCTCGTACGACCAGTACCGGTGGTACCTGCCGCCGGGGCCGCGCGGCGACAAGGGGGAGTGGTCCGTGTTCATCGACCGGCAGGCGCTGCGCGTGGGCAACGTGAGCGTGCGCGACGTGCTGGAGGGGATCAGCGAGCGGCGGGTGCGGCGGATGCAGGAGCGCGTGGTGGAGATGATCCCGCGGCTCGTGTACGCGTTCTCGCCCGACGGGCTCGGCGACGGCATGGAGGACGCGCTGGATGTGGCGCTGGGCGGCGTGCTGGAGCGGATCCGACGGCGCTGGGGGAGCATCGCGCGTGAAG AGCATCCACCAGGCACATTCGCTGCTCGGCGTGTCGGCGTCAAATCGACGGCGGCGCCGCCTCATTCTGACGGCCAAAATGGATCGGCGGCGGCGATCGGTCGGGGCACCGCCGGCAAAAACCAAATGCCCCCAGCTTCATCGTACATAAAAACCGTCACTTCCGAAGCATCGGCATCAATAAGCAAGACCTTGCAGAAATCTTGA
- the LOC112901139 gene encoding xyloglucan galactosyltransferase XLT2 has translation MASYRPEHANPAARRPRPVVLLMLAFFALQLLIFLSFRAVRPPPAPASSAPAADTAAAVPVLASAPARRDGNGSSCGGGLVYVYDLPAAFNEDLLRMCDKLAPMYSLCPYLANDGLGLPAGGTNLSSLLPRELLGSWYASDQFALEHIVRRRLLSHRCRTADPARAAAFFVPFYAGLAVGRHLWAPNATGADRDRDCAALLSWLHAQPWYRRSRGWDHFIALGRITWDFRRTSDDAWGGSFLTMPGVANITRLVIERDPWDDMDVGVPYPTGFHPRAAADVRAWQRHVARRPRPMLFAFAGAPRSAIRGDFRALLLGECQAAGAAACGALDCAEGRCIRNNALVMELFMGARFCLQPRGDSFTRRSLFDCMVAGAVPVLFWRRSAYRQYGWYLPVGDGREAEWSVFIDREKLRAGNLTVRGVLAAIPEPRVRLMRERVVEMIPRLVYAAADGGEGLGGGMEDAVDVMVDGMLRRVAEQRPRWRPT, from the coding sequence ATGGCGTCGTACCGCCCCGAGCATGCGAAtccggccgcccgccgcccgcggcccGTCGTGCTCCTCATGCTCGCCTTCTTCGCCCTCCAGCTCCTCATCTTTCTCTCCTTCCGCGCCGTGCGGCCCCCTCCCGCCCCGGCCTCCTCCGCTCCCGCCGCCGACACCGCGGCCGCCGTGCCGGTGCTGGCGTCGGCACCCGCGCGCCGGGACGGGAATGGttcgagctgcggcggcgggctggTGTACGTCTACGACCTCCCCGCGGCCTTCAACGAGGACCTCCTGCGGATGTGCGACAAGCTCGCGCCGATGTACTCGCTGTGCCCCTACCTCGCCAACGACGGGCTCGGGCTCCCCGCGGGGGGTACCAACCTGTCGTCGCTCCTGCCGCGGGAGCTGCTCGGGTCGTGGTACGCGTCCGACCAGTTCGCGCTGGAGCAcatcgtccgccgccgcctgctgtcGCACCGGTGCCGCACGGCGGACCCGGCGCGCGCCGCGGCCTTCTTCGTGCCCTTCTACGCCGGGCTCGCCGTGGGGCGCCACCTGTGGGCGCCCAACGCCACGGGCGCCGACAGGGACAGGGACTGCGCCGCGCTGCTCTCGTGGCTCCACGCGCAGCCGTGGTACCGCCGCTCCCGCGGCTGGGACCACTTCATCGCGCTGGGCCGCATCACGTGGGACTTCCGCCGCACGTCGGACGACGCCTGGGGCGGCAGCTTCCTCACCATGCCCGGGGTGGCCAACATCACCCGCCTCGTCATCGAGCGCGACCCCTGGGACGACATGGACGTCGGCGTCCCGTACCCGACCGGGTTccacccgcgcgccgccgccgacgtgcGCGCGTGGCAGCGGCACGTcgcgcggcgcccgcggccCATGCTCTTCGCCTTCGCCGGCGCGCCGCGGTCGGCCATCAGGGGCGACTTCCGCGCGCTGCTGCTGGGGGAGTGCCaggcggccggcgccgccgcgtgcGGCGCGCTGGACTGCGCCGAGGGCAGGTGCATCAGGAACAACGCGCTCGTCATGGAGCTCTTCATGGGCGCCAGGTTCTGCCTGCAGCCGCGCGGGGACAGCTTCACGCGCCGCTCCCTGTTCGACTGCATGGTGGCCGGCGCCGTCCCCGTGCTGTTCTGGCGGCGGAGCGCGTACCGGCAGTACGGGTGGTACCTGCCCGTGGGCGACGGGCGCGAGGCGGAGTGGTCCGTGTTCATCGACCGCGAGAAGCTCCGCGCGGGGAACCTCACGGTGCGCGGCGTGCTGGCGGCCATCCCGGAGCCGCGGGTGCGGCTGATGCGGGAGCGCGTGGTGGAGATGATCCCGAGGCTGGTGTACGCCGCGGCCGACGGGGGTGAGGGGCTCGGCGGCGGCATGGAGGACGCCGTGGACGTCATGGTCGACGGCATGCTGCGGCGGGTCGCCGAGCAGCGCCCGAGATGGCGGCCGACGTGA